GATAGGCGAAACCGGTGTTGCCGAAGGTCAGCGTGGCCACCGAACGCTTGGCGTTGCGGAAGCGCAGGTAGCTGTTGGCCGTGGACGAGGTGTTGCCGATGTCGGTGGTGGCGATGGCGTTGTGCTCGGTGACGAAGCGCCCCACCACGTCCAGCGCCTTGCGCGGGTGCATGCGGCCTTCCATCACCGGTTCGTCGGCGATGGCGGCGATTTCCTTGTACCAGTCCTCCAGCTCGGCCTTGACCATGGCGTACACGGCGTCGTCGCGCTTGGGATTGGGCATGGCCTCGCGCACGCGGGCCAGCAGTTCCACGGCGGCGTCCTTGGCGTCGGCGCACAGGCCCACGGCCACGGGGTGGGTCTTGGCGATGTGGCGGGGGTTGATGTCGATCTGGACGATCTTGGCGGTCTTCGGGAAGTAGTTGATGTCGTACTGCGGCAGCGTGCCGAAGTAGGACAGCCGGGTGCCCACGGCCAGGATGACATCAGCCTGCTGCAGGATGCGCATGGCCGCCTTGGAACCCATGTACCCGATGGGCCCGGTCCACAGCGGATGGTCGCAGGGGAAGGCGTCGTTGTGCAGGTAGGTGCAGGCCACGGGGGCGTTGAGGTGTTCCGCCAGGGCCTTCACC
This DNA window, taken from Nitratidesulfovibrio sp. SRB-5, encodes the following:
- a CDS encoding thiamine pyrophosphate-dependent enzyme, which produces GIGNPEQFREAVEVLKSAKRPVIVSGRGVVDSGALETVKALAEHLNAPVACTYLHNDAFPCDHPLWTGPIGYMGSKAAMRILQQADVILAVGTRLSYFGTLPQYDINYFPKTAKIVQIDINPRHIAKTHPVAVGLCADAKDAAVELLARVREAMPNPKRDDAVYAMVKAELEDWYKEIAAIADEPVMEGRMHPRKALDVVGRFVTEHNAIATTDIGNTSSTANSYLRFRNAKRSVATLTFGNTGFAYQAGLGAQLACPEDTVVAIVGDGAWGMSLFEVPTAVQYNLPVIATVYNNGAWCAEKKNQVDFYNNRFVGADIWSNSYAAIAEAMGAVGYKVNTQADLADALDAARKSRKPSVIEIMTDGTRLAPPFRRDALALPTR